Part of the Triticum urartu cultivar G1812 chromosome 2, Tu2.1, whole genome shotgun sequence genome, GTGTCGGAAGGAAGTGGTGCATGACAACATGCAATAAGAcattccccgcaaaaaaaaacatGCAATAAAGCATGAGGATACAAAGCATACTCAGAAATTCTCAAAAAGAGAGTTAATAACGCAAAATGAAATTCTCAAAAGAAaatgatactccctccattcccttatacaaggccacttTTGACTCATAATTATGGTCAAGAAAATATGGATTATATGTCATAAAAAACATATCATTAGAAAGTTCTTTGAAATTTGCATCCAATGACGTACTTTTTATGGCATATAACTCACTTTTTGTTGATAAAATTAATGGTCAAAGTTAAGTTTATTATCATACTTATACTTATCATAAAAACTTGATGATATGATATTTGCTTCTATACAGGTACAGAAATAAAAAGCAACAACAATTGTTTTTGCATATTCCGGTACAATAACTCATCAGGTGCAACAGggtttttttttgggggggggggggtgcgcaAATGCTCTATGCATCCCGTCAAATGTAAAAGAAGATGTGCACGCAATTCTTTTTCCTTCAGAGGAAAAATGATTAATTAGTTGGACCCCCAATTCTATGAACATTATCAATCCAATGCAAGAAAATGATATTAACACAACATCCAAATGTTCTATACACTTATTTGTACTTCAGTAACATTCATGCAGGGGAAATAAGCGACGATACAGCATATAGTAAGAATTCACAAATGTAAATGCTCAGCAGCGATTGTGATACCTGAATAGGCTCAACAAAAAGAGCAAGTGCTGTTAGGAAAGAAAGAAACCCCTCGGGATCAAATGTGGTTCCAGAAACTGCTACTGAACCAGCACAAAGCACTACCAGGCCTGCAATGTATGTAGTACGAACAGCTTGAGGTATGAGAGCTTTCATCTTCTTCTTACCCAAATTATTCTTCAGATCAACAAAAGCCAACTCATGGAATCTTAACATCTCTTTGTGCTCCCCATTGTTTACCTTCACAGTGAGCATCGATGGAAGTACCTACAGAGAGCATTCAAGTAAACAACAATTTTTCGTGCATAGCCTTGTATGTTTGTTATACATGAACTAATTGAGTGCTACTGAACCAGACATCGTTGAGATAGGCTGCGAGCATGGCGAGGCTAAGATGTGCCTCCTTGGATATTTGACGGAGTCTTTCACCAAGCTTTGCAATGACTATGGACATGCATGGAATTACCTATCCATGTAATGTAGAGTGGAGATTAAACAGTGCACACATAACTATATAAGTTACCATGAAAGAGCAGTCCAAACTAGTATGAGATTTGTTACCATTGCTGCAACTAATGAGAGCTGGGGATTTATTGCCACCATTTGAGTACCCATTGCTATCAATTGCAAGCTTGTCGGCACAATTGTCTGCATGAAAATGAGAAATAAATATTAGGATGGCACAATTACCAGTGCAGTAAAACGATCCACTATTCCATGACTATCAAGTATGAGGAACGTTCAAAACAGGGAGTGAATTTCTACAATCAACGATTATACTAACTGCTGAGGGAGCATTTCTCCAAACAGCTTTCGTACATTTTATCAAACACGTCTATCTAGCAGAGTGCAAGAACCTCACATTGAGAACAGAGTACACAGCGTCCGCAACGTCGTCCGCCTCATCCGTGATCCGGTGCGCGATGTCTCCTGCGGCCATCCCTTCTCTGCCATCGAAAAACGCGAGGTCACGCGCAAGCAAACGCTCGAAGGCGCGCTCCCGGAGGCGCCACACCGCCCGCAGCGCCGCCTCCCAGAGCAACGCCTGCTGCACGTACGCCGCGGCCGCGCGCGCAGAGGCGAAAGCCGCGAGCGCGACCACGCCCCTAGAAACCTCCGCAGACACGCCCCCGCCTACGCCGGCGGCCAGAGCGCGCGGAAGGCGCCCCGCGGCGGGCACCGTGCGCGAGAGGCAGtacacggcggcggcggcgcacgcCCACCCCTTGGCGATGGTCCGCCACTCCGCGGCGACGTAGGGGAAAACCTCAGAGAGCGGATACGACGGGGGCGAGCAGTCTTTGGCGGCCCGCACGCGGAGGCGGATGGAGCACGCGGTCGTTGCGGTTAGAGCTAGGGCTCGGGAGCGCGATATAGCTCTGCTGCTTCGCAGTGAGATGCTTGGGGTGAATGTTCGGGATTGCGAGGAGAAGGTTGGCAGAGGTGCAGGAATCGCCATCGCCATGGCCATAGTCCATGCCGATACCTCGCCGCGTCGGCGCTGTGCGCTATCAAGCCTGGAACGCGATGCGAAATGTGCGGGAAGAAGAGGTTCTCTTCCGCCGGACGAACTGACCCTGAATCCCAAAAATTATGTTTTCCACATTTGCAAATCGGTCAATTGAGAAGGAGAGAGAACGTTTCGGTCCAGCACGACTGTGCCGATTTTATGAATGTGCCGGTTCAGTCTCACGAAAATGCTCGTAGTGATAAAATGTGTGCATACATTCATAAAAGTaagggtatatatatatatataatatactagcaaaaatgcccgtgcgttgcaatgcgAGAATACAAGGTGCGAAAATTAGGCTGGTGGCATAAATATTTTATTGGTGCAATACTTATCATGTATTTTTTTACCATTAAATCACTCTTCTTTCTTAATTACAATATATCATGAATAA contains:
- the LOC125538037 gene encoding ABC transporter B family member 29, chloroplastic; this encodes MAMAMAIPAPLPTFSSQSRTFTPSISLRSSRAISRSRALALTATTACSIRLRVRAAKDCSPPSYPLSEVFPYVAAEWRTIAKGWACAAAAVYCLSRTVPAAGRLPRALAAGVGGGVSAEVSRGVVALAAFASARAAAAYVQQALLWEAALRAVWRLRERAFERLLARDLAFFDGREGMAAGDIAHRITDEADDVADAVYSVLNTIVPTSLQLIAMGTQMVAINPQLSLVAAMVIPCMSIVIAKLGERLRQISKEAHLSLAMLAAYLNDVLPSMLTVKVNNGEHKEMLRFHELAFVDLKNNLGKKKMKALIPQAVRTTYIAGLVVLCAGSVAVSGTTFDPEGFLSFLTALALFVEPIQDFGKAYNEYKQGEPALERIFDLTRFIPEVRDKPSAVHLNSVKGDIKFHDVTFRYVAGMPPTVDGVNLHIRAGETIAIVGPSGGGKTTLAKLLLRLYHPQSGHIALDNHDIQDIQLQCLRTHIAFVSQDPMLFSGTIAENIAYGDPVGDINMRKVENAAKIANANEFIKILPKGYDSYIGQRGSSLSGGQKQRLSIARAIYQNSSILVLDEATSALDSRSELLLKEALMNLMASHTVVIIAHRLEMILMADRIVLLEGGKLREITRSAFLSLDGRFGSPPDVLSRELGEA